In Aeromicrobium marinum DSM 15272, one genomic interval encodes:
- a CDS encoding DUF4191 domain-containing protein, whose translation MSAGTPEAPTGRIAQMRQAYTITKRTDRTIGLRLLFWFLLVGGIAATVNLVLFGPSIIGIPLAVLFGLLSGTLAALIVFGRRAEKAAYAQVEGQTGAAASALQMLRKGWNVKPAVAFTKQQDIVHRVVGRPGVILVGEGNPHRVRQLLAAEKRKHARIVGDDIPVLDLVVGNEEGQIPLTKLNRHVQKMKKTIKPAAQTSVINKLKALDAMRPAAPMPRGPVPTSMKGARKMMRG comes from the coding sequence ATGTCTGCAGGTACCCCCGAAGCACCCACCGGCCGCATCGCCCAGATGCGGCAGGCCTACACGATCACCAAGCGCACCGACCGCACGATCGGGTTGCGCCTGCTGTTCTGGTTCCTGCTCGTCGGCGGCATCGCCGCCACGGTCAACCTGGTGCTGTTCGGTCCGTCCATCATCGGCATCCCGCTGGCCGTGCTGTTCGGTCTGCTGTCGGGCACCCTGGCCGCCCTGATCGTGTTCGGGCGGCGGGCCGAGAAGGCCGCCTATGCGCAGGTCGAGGGACAGACCGGCGCGGCTGCGAGCGCGCTGCAGATGCTGCGCAAGGGCTGGAACGTCAAGCCTGCCGTGGCGTTCACCAAGCAGCAGGACATCGTGCACCGTGTGGTCGGACGGCCCGGCGTCATCCTGGTCGGCGAGGGCAACCCCCACCGGGTGCGGCAGCTGCTGGCCGCCGAGAAGCGCAAGCACGCGCGGATCGTCGGGGACGACATCCCGGTGCTCGACCTGGTGGTCGGCAACGAGGAGGGCCAGATCCCCCTCACCAAGCTCAACCGGCACGTGCAGAAGATGAAGAAGACCATCAAGCCGGCCGCGCAGACCTCGGTCATCAACAAGCTGAAGGCCCTCGACGCCATGCGTCCGGCCGCCCCCATGCCGCGCGGCCCCGTGCCGACGAGCATGAAGGGCGCCCGCAAGATGATGCGCGGCTGA